A single region of the Malus sylvestris chromosome 8, drMalSylv7.2, whole genome shotgun sequence genome encodes:
- the LOC126632527 gene encoding ethylene-responsive transcription factor ERF014-like, translating into MVKTDQRIIQLPSEMTSSKTTSKSPPSSSSTSACKKKKFKGVRMRSWGSWVTEIRAPNQKTRIWLGSYSTAEAAARAYDAALLCLKGSSANLNFPTTASSHFIPQEMTVMSPKSIQRVAAAAANNNAATTTANIACPPSPPPQSSSSSLVSSPSLVSSPSMSSSPSINLIDDDMSSLMGSFGGSYTPTYYDQANDQLPMSSMDSWNNFDQMFDGALLDPQPPMMYDFYEESDIRLWSFC; encoded by the coding sequence ATGGTGAAGACAGATCAGAGGATTATTCAGCTGCCTTCAGAGATGACATCATCGAAAACGACATCGAAGtctccaccttcttcttcttctacctcagcatgcaagaagaagaagtttaAGGGAGTGAGGATGAGGAGCTGGGGCTCTTGGGTTACAGAGATTAGAGCcccaaaccaaaaaacaagaatATGGTTAGGTTCATATTCGACAGCTGAGGCTGCAGCAAGAGCCTACGATGCTGCCCTACTGTGCCTCAAGGGCTCTTCAGCCAACCTCAACTTCCCCACCACTGCCTCCTCACATTTTATCCCCCAGGAAATGACCGTCATGTCCCCCAAGTCCATCCAGAGAGTGGCTGCAGCCGCTGCCAATAATAATGCCGCTACCACCACCGCAAACATTGCCTGTCCACCATCACCCCCTCCtcaatcttcttcttcgtctttgGTCTCGTCTCCGTCTCTCGTCTCGTCGCCATCAATGTCGTCCTCGCCGTCCATTAACCTCATCGATGATGACATGTCATCGCTAATGGGGTCATTTGGGGGGTCCTACACTCCCACTTACTATGATCAAGCAAATGATCAATTACCAATGTCTAGCATGGATTCATGGAACAACTTTGACCAAATGTTCGATGGCGCATTGTTGGATCCACAGCCACCTATGATGTACGACTTTTATGAGGAAAGTGACATTCGCTTGTGGAGCTTCTGCTGA